DNA from Deltaproteobacteria bacterium:
AGGGCATGGAGCCAGTCGATCAGCTCGGAGGTCGAAGGGGGCTTTCGCAAATGGGTTTGGGACCGGATCTCGTAGAATTTTTTCAGCGCTGACTGAATTGTCTTCGATTCGAGGTCGGGAAAATGAACCTTCACGATTCGACCCATCATTTCAGGGTTGGGAAATTCGATGAAATGAAAAACACAACGGCGAAGGAACGCATCCGGGAGTTCTTTTTCGGAGTTGGAGGTAATGACCACCATCGGCCTCTGCTTTGCCCTGATTTCCTCTTTTGTTTCGGGGATGAAAAAACGCATTTCATCCAGCTCGGCCAGAAGGTCGTTGGGAAATTCCAGATCGGCCTTGTCGATTTCGTCGATGAGCAGAACCACCGGTTCGTCCGCCGTAAAGGCCTCGCCGATTTTGCCCAGCTTGATGTAGCGCTTGATATTCTTCACATCGCCGTCACCAAACCGGCTGTCGTTTAGACGTTGAACCGTGTCGTAGAAATAAAGCCCATCCTGCGCTTTTGTGGTTGATTTGATGTTCCATCGGATGAGGGGGCGGTTCAACGAATCGGCAATGGAGGCTGCCAGCAGGGTTTTTCCTGTTCCCGGCTCCCCCTTCAAAAGCAGAGGCCGACCGATGGCCAAAGAGACATTCACCACCTGCTGAAGTTCATCGGAGGCGATGTAGTCGGCCGTCCCCTGATATTTTTTTGGTTTACTCATTCGCTCACATTCCGGACCGGCAGACGCTCCTTCTGGGCCGCATTAAGAAGGCGCTCATCTCCGGCAACGAAGACCAAATTAACCTTCATGGCCCGTTTTACGGCAA
Protein-coding regions in this window:
- a CDS encoding MoxR family ATPase encodes the protein MSKPKKYQGTADYIASDELQQVVNVSLAIGRPLLLKGEPGTGKTLLAASIADSLNRPLIRWNIKSTTKAQDGLYFYDTVQRLNDSRFGDGDVKNIKRYIKLGKIGEAFTADEPVVLLIDEIDKADLEFPNDLLAELDEMRFFIPETKEEIRAKQRPMVVITSNSEKELPDAFLRRCVFHFIEFPNPEMMGRIVKVHFPDLESKTIQSALKKFYEIRSQTHLRKPPSTSELIDWLHALVAMSIDPETLFKETPLMGVLLKKEEDMVVPARVRRM